The window ATAGCGCACCCGGATGTTGCTCATTTATCATGATAAATTATTTGGCAAAGTTGGGTAAGTAAATCATATTTATAGTAAACAACTTTCTCAAGTCacattcatttttaaactgcCGAACTTCACTCTAATGAACTGAAAAATCCATAACAATGCAGTATTCATTACTCAGTCTTCCGTACATAATATACAAAACCAGTaagtgaagaaaaaaaacaagattcagcttcaaacaaaaaaaattacctacCTTAATCCACACCCATATCGGAGGCCGCATCATGTCGTCGTTCCACCGAGTTCAGTTAAAACGTGTTATTTATCcgaagttttttattatgaaaacaACCTCGTTAaggacacaaaataaaaacacgcCTAACGAAGTTTTGCTTTCGTTCGTAATAAAAGTTCAAAGATCATTCTGTGGACCGATTAAACGCCCTTATTTTTACCACACACAAGAACACATCAGTGCTCATAGggcttttcattaaaaaaaacaatgatttttgcacactttttaattttaacataaaaattaattatagacATCCGGTATTTGTATTTGTCTTAAATTGTTTATAGATCCGGCTTTGGgctttgcattaaataatttcaggTTTAAAGagttaatgtttaaaaatatacaacaCCTTAAATTCAAGTAATACCTGCTTTTTACTAAAAGGCAGATTCTACATAATAGTTGGTTCAACTTGCGTGAAAAGATGGGTAAACAACTTATTATCAATGTTTACTGATGCATTTGTAtaagcccggcgcatccaccatttttacaagtACATACCTATCTATTAATCTATCgattaaaatgaaaacaatcCATATGTGTATTAGTGTCTTAcgaaaaaatactgtaaaaaggttttcaaaaatattttcgacattccttttagttttttagttaaattaaaaaaaaatttaatggcaCCCCACTTCAGGGATTTTTtgggtaaaaaattataaaaataaattctgttATTGTGGATATTGATGGATATccgaaaaagtgaaaaaatgagttactATCTATTTCATATTAATGTGCCACCGCTTTTCAGCAAAAAGTCTTTAAACTAAGACGCTGAAAACAAATGTattcgaaaattaaattaatattaaaatcatGCGttcaaattctaaaaaatgaaactttgaTTTCAAAGACTTTTTTGGCTGTTCCGGTAAAGACTCTCTCTTAAAAGCTTACATAATATTTTACacacctttaatttttcaagttcaaaaaaattctatgtTTATTAGTCTTCTTTCGCTGAATGCTGATTCAGGCGGATTCCCAACCAAATTACATATAAGTGATTTGAATTCATAATCAGAAGgagaaattttttacttattatcACAATGCAGATAGCAGATAATTAATGGGAATGTCAGAGATCTTCGATTTTGAATGTTAATGTTTAATAATAGCTGATGcgataatagttatttatttaatgagtttgagtAATATCAAGTGATTTATCATTAACGAGGTggaataaatgaaccgatttacacgaaaacgagttgaaaacaacattttaatttccgaattagactcaacaaggcttaaaattggtttaaatctgttaaaaaatacgtttcgtattgagaatTGCCAAACAGTTGCCAAAACTTAGACTTCCTTAGGAGAAAAACTGTAAATGTTGACCgtgtcgaaaaataaaaacacttttttcacATGAAAAGACGTGAATTATTGATGACGCATGGTATTTTATAATATCTAACGCCCTATATTCGTTcattgtaaattaattttattgtttgtagGCACTATTGCAATTCTTTTCAATCTGGTTATAAGAGTTATAATagtattaagaaaaatttagcGCCGAGGTGCACATTacaatttcgctaaaattttctaatagtatgcaaccaacattacgtGCGTGCATATTTTTGGATGTTACAGACTATCTTGAAACAATATCCCGACGATTTCAGAAATCAATATTTTGAAAGTTCTAACAGTGTAGACATAATTGGCATAACCAATAAATACTTAATATTCACAATAACTACaataatgtgccgctttctaaCGTTTTGAAGGGTTGCTTACATTAAAGAGTGCGTTAAACTTACCATTGATTTCCAACGGCTTTCCGTAATTTTAGAGAAAGTCCACTACTTCATTTCACATTTACACACttttaaatcacaataaacaataatagtCACAACAATTTGGTCACAAACATGTCACAACAATCAAACtgacatttgataaaaaagatCGAAAAACAATTGACAAAGACGCAGTTTGGTTACCACAGCCAACTACCCCAACACactaacttttaaaaaaattcttttgaatttaattaaaaaatgtaattgttaATGAAAATGAAATAGCATATGAATGTTGGTGGGAATGTCACTACATGCTGGGGGCTATCCACGTAACGTGAGCCTGTGCCCTTCCAGTAATGACCTTGGTTGTAACAAAAAgggtaagaaaaaaaacagacGAGATAAAAAAGATGTTTccgtttatttattcaaatcgtttttcaaaacgATCATtcattatttacataatttaagtCTATACCTATgtgaaaaattcaacaattaaaaaaaaatcacaacacaggatacaaaataattataaataggAGTCTATTTATATTATTCTTACAAGTTTTGTGTCCCTGTCAATGTACAAAATGAAATGTGAAAACAAACTGTGAAATGAACgcaaaaacttttgaaaacgACTATTCAGAACCAGTGGACCTTTTGACTTTGCGTTGTCTGGGACTCTGCTTAATTGATTTGGGAgacttttgtgatttttctttgtctgtaaaaaaataattaaaaatggtaCAAACCCTAATCTCTAACACATACTCAAAGTGGCCAACGTTTGTTTTGGCAACCAGTCATAGTCCACATTATTTGGGTTACTTGTACCAGTCTCAACAGGCGCAGCTTTGCGAGTGATTcgttttttaccaaaagacAACAAAGTCTGCTGCCCAATAACCAAAAGAAGTACAACACCGGCGACAAGAAACACGTACAAGAAGAAAGTTTCTCCATCCAAACCTGGACaaagaattaataaataaaacacaaaacgaaaaactgttattttacCTTCTTCAAGCTCAATTATTTGTACAGTCTCGTTGTAAACGGCTTCTTGGAACGAATTCCCAGAAGCATCCCTGTAAGCGAGATTAATATTCAGGCCAAACGGCCTACCAGCGAAGGCCTCAGACGGGATGAAACTGTAGGCCAGCGTGGCTTCTTGCTCCGGCTGCACCACTTTGCTGTAGCCAATCGCTGAGAAATTCTGGATGTAGAAGTTGAAATCCATGGGATAACGGAACGACGCTTCCAGAGATTCCAGGACAAAATCCTCTTTGCCCTTGTTGCGGAAACCCACCAAAAATTCAACAGGAACCCCGGCAGGAAGTTCTATCACCAAACGCccaaaattagcaaaattcCCAACCAAAACCTTGAAATAAATCACCTAATTGTGAAGCGGTGGCGATCGGGCGAACAAACAGAAGCGTCGTATCAGCATCTGGCGACGCTGTTGTCTTTTCCGAATCCTCTTCGTCCTCCGCATCAGTCGGTGCCACCTCTTCAACATCTGCTTCTCCCTCAACCTCAACCTCGTCCTCTAGGGGGTCTTCCTCGGCATGTGCGACCATTTTAAGGCCTGGTgggcaaaaaataaagcaaagtCACATATGCTGACACACAAAACCAGCCTCTTGAACGAAAATCACTCAAATTCTTGCCCAAACTATTTTGTGACTACTTTTAGTATAAATTTGACCCAAAAGACTGCCACGTAAAATAGGACAAGTCAATGGACCCCCGTTATAAAATTCGGCAATTTAGCCAAAAAATGAGGCAAACTCACCATTATCAAGGGTGAAAATCACAGCAGGGAAAACCAGCAAGGAAATTAGGAAAAAGTACttcatttttgtgttgttttactGAACTAATCTCACTAATATCATTCGGCGATGTGAAGCTAACCAAAGAAACTCTCACTACAAGTTCAACTTTTCCAGCCAGCGAGTAAGACGTGGAAGTTGCTTGTACACATGGCACCCCCTCTCTCGTGACGTCACGACTTGTCTCAAAACGTCAACAAGCGGGATCCCAACACCACGAAACCAAAAACCCTGCGTTTTCACCAAACGTTTGTCAACGTTTTTTGAGGTTAAAACGCTTGTTTTTACACGTGTTGTTGCGGCTCCTCCGTGAAGCGATAAATCGCCGAGAGGTTGTCTGAATTCAGTCTTTTAAGTGACCATAACTTGCAATAAAATGGTTCGTAATTGTTTTATAACAAAACGAGTCGATTAATTGTAGTTTACAGGTAGAGGAAGTGAACCCCAAAGCCTACCCTTTGGCCGAGGCCATCCTCACGACCAAAATCCTGAATCTCGTGCAACAGGCCATGAACTACAAGCAGCTCCGCAAGGGGGCTAACGAAGTCACCAAGACCCTGAACCGCGGTATTGCGGCTTTTATTGTGATGGCGGCTGACGCCGAACCTTTGGAGATTCTCCTGCATTTGCCACTGCTTTGCGAAGACAAGAACGTGCCGTATGTCTTCGTCCGTTCGAAACAGGCACTGGGGCGCGCTTGTGGCGTCTCAAGGTCGGTCATTGCTTGCAGTGTTACTATAAATGAGGGGTCGCAGCTGAAGCCACAAATTGAGGCCATTCAGCAGGAAATCGAGCGCTTGCTCGTTTAATGTACAATTTATTCATAGTTTAACTTTTcaataaacgtttttttctaattatttgaaaattggtgATGCCACCAGTTCCCAATTTTCCTTCCATCGCAGGTTTTGGAATGATTGGAGTTCAGTCTTGAATTTTGACGCAGTGCGTTTTTGGTTCTCGTTGTTTGGAAAGTTTTCAAACCAATTTAACACGTGCCGGGATAAGTCTTCAGGGGACTTGAATATAAAACTGTTTTCTCCGTCTTTTACTAGTTCATTTAAGCTAAAATAACGTAATTTCGATAAGAAGgtgtttatgcaaaaaatattttaccatttaaaatcgaaGGCACAGACTGGTAAACCACAACCAAACATATCGACCACTTTCATGGGAAGGTCAAGACCACTAGAACTTGTGTGAAGAGAGACTCCCAAATCTGCTGAAgctaaaatttttggatagTCTTCAGAATCTAACCAGGGGGTTATTATAGTAACGTAATCCCAAGTCAGTTTGGAAATTCTGTCAAGATAGTAATCTTTTAACGGCCCCTTTCCTGTTATCACACAAATCAATTTGGGCAAATTTCTTGCATTGCCTTCATGACACTGTTTTTCGTACTCTGTGAAATATCacttgataaaaaatgataccAGTAATAATTTACCTTGTAAGGCTGTTAACAAAATGGAAAAATCCTCATCTTCAGTCCAACTAGTACTGGAAACTAGCAATCCCGGTCTCTCGCTTTTTAACTTAATGCCCTCTTCTGTTTTCTCGGTAAAAACCGTTGAGTTTTCGTGGGCGTCCAAGAATATTTTATGGTACTTTTTGCCGCactctaacaaaaatttgtgtttttcttccAACTCAAGTGGTTTAAATATTAAAGGCGGCCTGTCGTATAAAGTTGTGGCTCTAAAAACCCAATTTACTTTGAGCATTTTAATTTCAAGTCTCACTTTATGTTccagtttttttgcaaatcgtCTCTCATTGCTTTGGTGACGCAAAAATTATGACCAGCTCTGCGGCCCACAACaacttccacttttttcgtaattttaacCAGAGGGTTTCGCTCCCCGACACTCAGGGCCATGATAGTGTGAGCATAGTTATGCCAATCTATCACAAATTTCGCATTTACAATTCGTGTGTACAACCAGCAGATTACCACTGCGGGAATTGCAGGCGGGTTTTGCATTATTAAAATATCTGATCTGGTCGTGATAAGAAGCAGAAATAGTAAATTAATCGCTTGCATAACTGTCTTAAATGCGTAATTGAGTAGCTTGATGGGAAGTTGGGGCACTGGGAGCAGATAGTGGTAGAAAATGAAGGGGTCTGTTTTGATGGAGTCAAGGGGCTCCGTTCCTCCGTAAGCAATCACGTCCACGCGGTGCCCCATCTCTGACAGGGACATGCAGTGGTACTGCATCCTGGGGCTACGCCCAAAGTCCCCTAAAACCACCACTTTCACACATTTCTGGTCACTCGTTTTAGCCATTTCTGCGATTTTTCTTATcaggcaaaaatgtaaattgggTGTGACAAGTGAAATGTTtttgaaaacacaaaattacacCGAAAAGCGAAGCACAAACGGTGTATTTCCTGCACAGTTTTATTGTCAATAAATGTggaattttaatgtttatttttgagagTAAATAAATTTCCAGTCCATTTCTAACCCCACAGTAATGAATACGTCAAATCCGGGTTGTCATAAATCCGGtcaatacgaattttttttacatttttcaaaaaaaacgagaaaatgatttaaataatCTCCTTGACCCTGGAAATACAATTTTAGAAGTAAAGCTGCGGCTAAACTTGTTTAAAAtgccttattaaaaaaattaacttcctAAAACAAACAGCATTTAACAATAATTGCGGTAATTTTACCTTAAATTTGGGTTAAAAAAAGCAGAAATGTTAGAGCAATATTTcagtgcatttattttttacaagcaTTACAGTAAAACGAGTAAACATCAAAAACTATAGTTATTTTCCTAATCTTTATACTTACatgttataaatattacaAGTAACGaaggaattttttattgtgatcAAGGTAATAGTAGTAATTCATCACATTCATAACACTTGGGTCGTTTGAGTAAGTATAGAAGCGTTCGTAATAGTGGTTTTACTAcagttaacaataattaaccACTGGCTTTAATATCTAAAATCTACTTCCATTCTCCCTACCTCCCACTAATAGGATTGGTTTCTTAATCTGTACATTTATATCTAGCAAAATAAATAGTTatattgcaatttttacgaaaatgatattattcaaaaaacagTGGAGAATTTATTAATACTCTGTGTTAAACAAAACTCAATTCTTACCAACACAACAAATACAacagttgaaaaaataaaacctctACTTCTAATCCCTTGAAGTACCAATAATTGATAAAATGTACATGAAAATGTTGATAACGTCGATGTACAAATTCAAAGCGGCGAAAACGTACTCTTCAGGTGAGATAGAATACTTGTGGTTGCCGCCCATCATAAGCTGCGTGTCGTAAACTAAATAAATCGAGAAAATCAAAGCCCCCAAAGATGCATAGACCAACTTTACAACTTTGGTGTGAACAAAAATGGTAACAATTCCGAAAATGAATAAGATCAGGACGGCAACAAAAAGTATCCCCCCACACATTGTAAAATCGTATTTCGTTTGGAAAGCAAACAAAGTGAGCCCGAGACAGACAGCGGCAGTTATGCCGACTGCCATCATGACTTCTTGCGACTCGTATGTTGACGAACATACTGCAAGCACGAAAGATTCAGCAAGCGTGAAAATGAAGAGGAAAATGTAATTCGTAGGCGCTTTTCTTCGTACTTCCCCGCAGCAAGCGAGTGCGATCATCGTAACAAAAATGATGACTagagaaataattaataattcgcCGTGGCTCTGGACAAACTTCCTCGTCGGTGTGTGGAATAAGAACCAGGCGATAAATGCGAGAGATATCGATAGCTGAACCATCAGAATTGAATAGACCTTACGGATGAATCCGCGCCGGATGCTTTTGTCCGAAAAGTCAAATCCTTTGACACTGGGGTCCTCGCCGCTATACATCCCTGAAACAAGTCGTTTAGTTGGCTTGCTTGGCAGCTTCTTATCACAATTGCCAAGAATTATAACTCACTGGTTCGAGTCTGATTAATACAAGATTTACAcaattagataaaaataaattatgattaATAGGCTATTGACAAGTGTTTAGATGTTACTCGTAATTAGACACATAAGCACTAAAACAATGGCACTGATAACTCGGTCACGGTTCTCGAAAAGGATGCTTCGTTATCAAGACTTGATGTTATCTATTACAACAACAAAAtgagtgaaaaaaattgtcaatatAAACCAACAATCTTAAACAAGGTACAGTTTCCGATAAAGTAGTCTTTCTTATAAAATGCTTatggtaaataaaaaagttctaGTCCATTCGTTACAAAACTTGGCGTTTtcaaagaagaagaaaaatggATATTGGTATTTTAAGACATTCCAAGGTAACGTTTGCATTTTGAGAGCATCGTAAACGACGTGACGAATACTTAAAAATGTGggtaaaattttacatttgaaataatttactcAAGAAATGAGTTTCAGCGATTggactttaataaaaatgaaccTACCAGTACATTTTTCCGGTAGGTTAAATGTTAAGTAACAATTATTGTATCTGATGAACCTGTTTTCCATTCAGAAGCGGATCCAGAAATTAATCTGGGGCCGGAGAGCTTCCAAAAATTATCCGAAAAAtgttctgtattttttaaaataaaaccctatattttgtgcattttttgatATACACAATTGATAATTAtgctatttttttacttgtagattttgcaattttctgaaataataCAACTTgccacaacattttattaagtaatgataatttaattattaatttattaataaatgtgcATTAAAAAAGTCttctaatgttattatttaattcattgaataacttaaaaacgtAGATATTTTCtaccatttaaaaattttcaaatgactATTTGTTTTCAGATAAAAGAGATATTGAAACACTAAGCGccacaaaaaataagtttaaatgaaaaatattcataaaattttaacccaaaaaatatataaaacttTAAGATAAAGAATAACAGCCCAATCAAATGCACCTTATCAAATTTACGGTTATAAAGTAAAGTTAAAGACACAAGTCAAAATTGCTATGACAAAACCTTATTAGCAACTAATAAGTAAATATTGCATTAAAAGAAAGGATTGTTGTAGCTTTCGAGTGTAGTTACCTTCAAGTAAAAACTACcttatagcaaattttaaaatagagaTTTACGTTTTAAAGACACCTTTATACTTACTTAATGGTTTAAGTCATTGAAGtcaaatataatatttatttaccgcCACATTACTATTATAATTCTTTCGTTATACTAATTTAAATAAGCTTAAAAGTAGTaacaatagaaataaattggttaaaaaCCGTCTTTGCAACCTAAGCTTACACTTTAGGACTTAAAAGGTTAATtgggattttaatttttttctacttataGCCCATAAAACGTAAATTGGTAATTTTCTTTCAACAAGTATTTAAGAATTATatctctttgaaaaaagttcaaacaattttttgtcatgaCAACTTTTAACCTGTTTAACttcctaaaaattatttattttttcacgtgCATGAATGCTATTAAATTCTTGGCAAATTGTACTGAAATTGTACAGTCTTACACATGCGTTGTAATTAGTGTCAATCTTACAATctattatttcaaacattagTAAAATCCAACGCTCATGCAATACTTTCTATAATCCATAAATTATCACTGTGCGACAAAGATAATCAAGTGAATAACAAAAGTGTTTGTTCTGAATAGAATACAAAAAATGATAAGCATGAATCCATccggaaaaataataattaaaaactgtaaaaaaataaaaaactaaatacacTTTCCTGtttcattagaaaaatttcTCACAAAAATCATGAATTTTGCGGCACAGTGTCATAATGGAATAATTTTCAACACACAGGCGCACAAGCATTCGCagcaatacaaaaataaacaatttcgaGAACTAATCAACCAACACCACCCCTCTACACAATCAATTATTTCTTAAGTTGCAAAACTTTGTAACTAACGTTGACTTTATTGAACGATTTGGCTTATTAGGGCAGACGTAATAACACTTTATTGTCTcacacacacaaaaaa of the Tribolium castaneum strain GA2 chromosome 1, icTriCast1.1, whole genome shotgun sequence genome contains:
- the l(1)G0320 gene encoding translocon-associated protein subunit alpha; amino-acid sequence: MKYFFLISLLVFPAVIFTLDNGLKMVAHAEEDPLEDEVEVEGEADVEEVAPTDAEDEEDSEKTTASPDADTTLLFVRPIATASQLELPAGVPVEFLVGFRNKGKEDFVLESLEASFRYPMDFNFYIQNFSAIGYSKVVQPEQEATLAYSFIPSEAFAGRPFGLNINLAYRDASGNSFQEAVYNETVQIIELEEGLDGETFFLYVFLVAGVVLLLVIGQQTLLSFGKKRITRKAAPVETGTSNPNNVDYDWLPKQTLATLNKEKSQKSPKSIKQSPRQRKVKRSTGSE
- the hoip gene encoding NHP2-like protein 1, translated to MVEEVNPKAYPLAEAILTTKILNLVQQAMNYKQLRKGANEVTKTLNRGIAAFIVMAADAEPLEILLHLPLLCEDKNVPYVFVRSKQALGRACGVSRSVIACSVTINEGSQLKPQIEAIQQEIERLLV
- the Alg1 gene encoding chitobiosyldiphosphodolichol beta-mannosyltransferase gives rise to the protein MAKTSDQKCVKVVVLGDFGRSPRMQYHCMSLSEMGHRVDVIAYGGTEPLDSIKTDPFIFYHYLLPVPQLPIKLLNYAFKTVMQAINLLFLLLITTRSDILIMQNPPAIPAVVICWLYTRIVNAKFVIDWHNYAHTIMALSVGERNPLVKITKKVEVVVGRRAGHNFCVTKAMRDDLQKNWNIKATTLYDRPPLIFKPLELEEKHKFLLECGKKYHKIFLDAHENSTVFTEKTEEGIKLKSERPGLLVSSTSWTEDEDFSILLTALQEYEKQCHEGNARNLPKLICVITGKGPLKDYYLDRISKLTWDYVTIITPWLDSEDYPKILASADLGVSLHTSSSGLDLPMKVVDMFGCGLPVCAFDFKCLNELVKDGENSFIFKSPEDLSRHVLNWFENFPNNENQKRTASKFKTELQSFQNLRWKENWELVASPIFK
- the LOC664126 gene encoding protein lifeguard 1 isoform X2, translated to MSWNSGPYPQGNQGYYGGPPPQQPYPGGYPGAPPSGYPGAPPPGYPGAPGGYPGQPGFNPPPPQPPYGNPYDSAPQQGMYSGEDPSVKGFDFSDKSIRRGFIRKVYSILMVQLSISLAFIAWFLFHTPTRKFVQSHGELLIISLVIIFVTMIALACCGEVRRKAPTNYIFLFIFTLAESFVLAVCSSTYESQEVMMAVGITAAVCLGLTLFAFQTKYDFTMCGGILFVAVLILFIFGIVTIFVHTKVVKLVYASLGALIFSIYLVYDTQLMMGGNHKYSISPEEYVFAALNLYIDVINIFMYILSIIGTSRD
- the LOC664126 gene encoding protein lifeguard 1 isoform X1, whose translation is MSWNSGPYPQGNQGYYGGPPPQQPYPGGYPGAPPSGYPGAPPPGYPGAPGGYPGQPGFNPPPPQPPYGNPYDSAPQQGEAAPFNNHTGMYSGEDPSVKGFDFSDKSIRRGFIRKVYSILMVQLSISLAFIAWFLFHTPTRKFVQSHGELLIISLVIIFVTMIALACCGEVRRKAPTNYIFLFIFTLAESFVLAVCSSTYESQEVMMAVGITAAVCLGLTLFAFQTKYDFTMCGGILFVAVLILFIFGIVTIFVHTKVVKLVYASLGALIFSIYLVYDTQLMMGGNHKYSISPEEYVFAALNLYIDVINIFMYILSIIGTSRD